The Candidatus Omnitrophota bacterium genome has a window encoding:
- a CDS encoding 4Fe-4S dicluster domain-containing protein: MKYASLKKTNLNDWLEHLKKKAKLYAPRKKENLFVFRPVKEVEEVCLEYIPTILPPKKYYFPQKEKLFKFSAQPFKTAKAIDKFEDFILFGVHTCDIAGIQCMDVVFRDAPEDPNYLNRKDRMAIIGIECLKYCDKYANCTSMGNHVPRGGYDLMMVDLGEKFIIHINSEKGEKLVSGLDYIKEATETEMNLLERAREAKKKIFKEEFTGPLPKVYDAFDKFFASAVWKDVGKRCVACGNCTAVCPTCYCFDTQDDLELSLNEGVRYRIWNSCQMDDFAKVAGGEDFRKGRDGRQRHRYYRKFKYPVDKFNRYFCTGCGRCTRTCMADISLIETVNSLLSEEG; this comes from the coding sequence GCCCCGCGTAAAAAAGAGAACCTTTTTGTCTTCCGTCCGGTAAAAGAGGTAGAGGAGGTTTGCCTGGAGTATATACCCACCATCTTGCCGCCGAAAAAATATTATTTTCCGCAGAAAGAAAAACTGTTTAAATTCAGCGCGCAGCCGTTTAAAACAGCCAAGGCCATCGATAAATTCGAGGATTTTATTCTTTTCGGGGTGCACACCTGCGATATCGCCGGAATCCAGTGTATGGACGTAGTCTTTAGGGACGCGCCGGAGGATCCCAATTACCTTAACCGCAAAGACAGGATGGCTATTATCGGTATAGAGTGTTTAAAATACTGCGATAAATACGCCAACTGCACTTCGATGGGCAACCATGTCCCGCGCGGAGGTTACGATTTGATGATGGTGGATTTGGGTGAAAAATTTATCATCCATATTAATTCCGAGAAAGGCGAAAAACTGGTTAGCGGGTTAGATTACATTAAAGAAGCTACGGAAACCGAGATGAACCTCCTTGAGCGCGCCAGGGAAGCTAAAAAGAAAATATTTAAGGAAGAATTTACCGGCCCGCTTCCGAAGGTTTACGATGCTTTTGATAAATTTTTTGCTTCAGCTGTTTGGAAAGATGTGGGCAAAAGGTGCGTTGCCTGCGGTAATTGCACTGCCGTATGCCCGACCTGTTATTGTTTTGATACCCAGGATGACCTGGAGCTATCTTTAAATGAAGGGGTGAGGTACCGTATCTGGAACTCCTGCCAGATGGATGATTTTGCCAAAGTTGCCGGAGGCGAAGATTTCCGGAAGGGGCGGGATGGCCGCCAGAGGCACAGGTATTATCGTAAATTCAAATATCCGGTTGATAAGTTTAACCGTTATTTTTGTACCGGCTGCGGAAGGTGCACGCGGACCTGTATGGCGGATATCAGCCTGATTGAAACTGTAAATTCCCTGCTTAGTGAAGAGGG